Genomic DNA from alpha proteobacterium U9-1i:
CAATGTCGGCAGCAGGAATTGCTCGGTGCCGGCGAACACCTGGAAGCCCGGCATTTGCGCCAGCGCGTCTTCCATCGCGCGCCAATCGCCGGACGAATTTTTCACGCCGATAACCGTTTCAGGAAAGGCGGCGCGCAAACGCACGAGCAAAGCTGTGCTGAGCGTGAGGCCCGTCATCAGCGGAAAATCGTAAATGATCACGCGCAAGCGCGGATCGTTCACCGCTTCGATCGCGCGCGCGAACGCCTGAAACAGACCCTCTTCGCTGACGATTTTGTAGTAGAAGGGCGGCAACATCATCACGTTCGGAAAGCCCGCCTCGAGCGCCGCGCGCGTCAACGCGATTGTATCGGGCGCGGCGCAGCAACCGGTTCCGATGACGATGCGTTCCGGCGGAAAGCCTGCTTTGGCGAGAGATCCGATCAGGTCCAATCGCTCGGCCACCGAAAACGAGTTTGCCTCGCCCGTCGTCCCCAGCACCGCAACCCCGCCAGCGCCCTCAGCCAATAGCCAACGCACGTGCGCGGCGAGCGCGGCGTAGTCCACGCTTAGGTCGTCGTTCAGGGGCGTAAGGCTCGCGGCCCACGCGCCGGCGGCAATGTCTGTCATGTGCAACACGCTAGAAGAGTTCGGCCGACGCGGCGAGCGCTTAGGCGTGCGCGATCCTTGTGGCCGTGCGGCAGAAACTTTCACTCCGGTCCGCCTTCGCGGCATCGCCGCTTCGGCGCGACGCGGAGTCCGGGGCGCGCGATCCGCGCTGAGTGGTCTCTGTTAGGGTGCGCTGAACGTCTCCGCTCAACGCCGCGCGCTGCGCGCGCCCCGTTTGTCAGTCGTTTTTCCCGGCTCGGGACCGAGGAGTTGAACAAGGCCGGCTTTCGCCAGCTCGCCTCCTGAACGATGGACCTTCCGGCTTCACCCGCCATCGACGGATTTACACCTTGGGGCTTAGCTCCATTCCCAATTCGCCGGTTCCACGTGCAGAGCTTCCGTTCGCTCTGGACTCTCTGGTTTCACTCCCCAGAGACACATCACGCCGACCGATCCTCACACCCTTCGAAGTTTCGGACGTCTCCGAAGGCTCCTTTGTGTGAGGCGGAGCGATGATACGCCAATTCTGAAGTCCGTCGGATAGAACGCGCGGTTTTTTCGCGGAGCGCCTATGGCGCAAGGCTTTCGCGGCGCGACACGCGGGGATAGCGCATTGCCTATCCAACAAAAGCGCTGAGGACCGCCGGCTTCCAGCCGGCATCAATGTTTCGACCTGCACCGCGTTCGCAGGCTGAAGCGACGTGCCGGCTGGAAGCCGGCGGTCCTCAGAGCCTACATCGCCAATCCGTCTGCGTTTCGCCGATTGGGGTCATCCAGCCTGTTGACGAGGCTCTGCTGGGTGCGCAACGCAATGTCGTCATGACTAGCAGTACAATCTTCGCGGCGGCGCTCCAGTTTCACATTTCAATGGATGTGGCGCGTAACCTCAAGACGCTGGAGCGGCTTCTCGATCCACTCCCTCCTCATGCACTGGCGGTCGCGCCCGAGGGAACGTTGTCGGGCTATCTCCCGGAGCCGGGTTTCGTCGAGCGAATAGACGTTGAGCGCACGTCGCAAGCGATCGCCTCAGTTGAGGCGTTATGTCGGCGAAGAAAGATTCACGTCATCGCAGGCGCATGCATGAAAGATGACGACGGCGCCTGGCGGAACAGCAGCCTCTATTTCGGCCCAAATGGCGAACGAGCGCGCTACGATAAGATCAATCTGGCGCGAAGTGAGCGCGGCACATTCGTTGCCGGGAGTGCCCTGCCTGTATTTGACGTGACCGTGGCCGGTCTGCCGTTGCGGCTCGGCATCCAGATGTGCCGTGAGATACGCTATCCTGAGCAATGGCGCGCACTGGCTGTTCAGGGAGCGCAGGTCTTTGCATACGTGAACAATGCAGTGGGCAGCAAGATTGGGGACGTTCTGTGGCGCGCCCATCTCGTGAGCCGGGCTGGCGAGACGCAACGATTCATTGTTGGCGCAAACAACGCCGCGGCGGATCAAACTTGCCCCACGATAATCATTGCGCCGACCGGTGAGGCCCTCTCGATCTTGCCGCTCGGCACAGATGCGGCGGCAACAGCAAGCCTCGATTTGGAATTGGTCTCGGACTGGGTGCTGGGCCAGGTGCGCGACGATGTCGTTGGCGTCACGCTGAGGGAAAGGCCGAACGACTAGATTGGGCCAATGTCGGCCAGGAGGGCTACAAGGGCCCTTACTGAAACTCAGTGATGATTTGGTCGGAGCGGCGAGATTCGAACTCGCGACCCCTAGTCCCCCAGACTAGTGCGCTAACCGGGCTGCGCCACGCTCCGACGATTTGCGAGAGCCAAGCCTCGCGCGGGGAGCGCCGTCTTAGCGCCCTGGCCGCAAAGCTGCAAACGGATAGGCTTGGCTAGCTCTTGGCGCGTCCGCGCCCGCCTTTTTCGACGAACTCGCGCAGCATTTGCGAGGGGCGGAACGTCACCACGCGGCGCGGCGTGATCGGCACTTCCTCACCGGTCTTAGGATTACGGCCCACGCGCTGACGTTTGGCGCGCACGGTGAAATTGCCGAAGCGCGACAGCTTCACAGTGTCGCCGGCGACGAGTGCGTCTTGCACGTGATCGAGCATCACCGTGAGCAAACGGCTCGCTTCGGTGCGCTGCAGATTTGCGCGGCGCGCCAGCGCTTCCACCAAATCGGCGCGCGTGATGGTCTTGCCAGCCAACCCAAGCCCCCTTGGCGTCGCGGACCTCCAGAAACCCTGGGCGGCCCCGCGTGCGGAGAGAAAACGCTAAGCGGGTCTTGGGTTTAGGTCAAATATTTCAGCGCGTTCATAGTCGCGCCAGGGCCGCGCCCCAGGTCAGGCCGCCGCCCAAAGCTTCCATCAGCACAAGATCGCCCTGCTTCACCCGCCCGTCGCGGACCGCCGTATCAAGCGCGAGCGGCACCGAAGCGGCTGACGTGTTGCCATGAACAGCGACCGTCGACACGACCTTCTCCGTGGGGATCGACAGGCGCCGCGCCACCCCATCGAGGATACGTTGGTTGGCCTGGTGGGGGATGAACCAATCGACCTGATCGATGGTGACGCCGCCCCGCTCGCACGCTTCAAGCATCGCGCCGGAGATGTGCTCCACCGCGTAGCGAAACACCTGATTGCCCTGCATGCGCAGAAGGCCGGTGGTGCGCGTCTGTGATGGGCCGCCATCGACGTAGAGCAGATCGTGCATGCGGCCATCGGTGCGGATGAACGTGGAGATGATGCCGCGCCCGTTGGCGGCCTTCTTATCCAACGCTTCCACGACAACAGCGCCCGCGCCATCGCCGAACAACACGCAGGTGCCGCGATCTTCCCAGTCGATGATGCGCGAAAACGTTTCCGCGCCGATCACGAGCGCGCACTTGGCTTGGCCGCGCGCGACGAAATTGTCCGCGGTTGCGAGGCCGAACACGAAGCCGGAGCAGACGGCCTGGAGATCAAACGCCGCGCCATGCGTCACGCCGAGCGCTGCTTGCACGCGCGCGGCGGTGGCGGGGAATGTCAGGTCCGGGGTAGCCGTGGCGAGGATGATGAGGTCAACGTCGGCCGCTGTGCGGCCCGCGGCGTCGAGCGCTTTTTGCGCGGCGGCGATCGCGAGATCGGAGGTTTTTTCGCCGTCAGCGGCGATGCGGCGTTCGCGAATTCCCGTGCGCGCGACGATCCATTCGTCACTTGTATCGACTTGGCGTGAGAGCTCCTCATTGCTCAGCACGCGGTCGGGCAAGTGTCCGCCGACACCCGTCAGCACGCTGCGAAAGTGCATTAGCCGGCTTCTCCGACGCTGGCCGCCTGCGCGGCTTCAGCGCGTGCAAGCTGCGCAAGATTGCGCGCGATCTCTTCACGATAATGGCTGCGGGCCATCTTCGCAGCGACCTCAATGGCGGCCGCAAAGCCAGGACCATTGGCGCTGCCGTGGCTTTTCACCACGAGGCCGTTGAGCCCCAAGAACAATGCGCCGTTGAAGGTGCCAGGGTCCATGCGCTTACGCAGTTTGGAGAGCGCGGGATACGCAATCGCCGCGCCCAACATGGCCAGCGGGCCGCTGGTGAGCGCCTCTTTCAGGAGCTGCCCCACGAGGCGCGCTGTGCCTTCACCGGTCTTCAACGCGATGTTGCCGGTAAAACCATCTGTCACGACGACATCGACCGTGCCCTTGGAGATGTCATCGCCTTCGACGAAGCCCTGAAAGTTGAGCGCCACGCCGGCTTCGCGAATGAGTTTTGCGGCGGCGCGAATTTCTTCGTGGCCCTTGGCGTCCTCGGCGCCTACGTTCAACAGCGCGACGGTGGGGCGTTCTTTGCCAGAGACGGCGCGCTGAAACGCTTCGCCCATGATCGCGAACTCAACCAATTGCTCGCCGTCGGCCTCGACGTTGGCGCCGACGTCCAACATGACGACGTAACCGCCGTTGGCAGCCGGCCAACGCGCGGCGAGCGCTGGGCGGTGCACGCCCGCCATGGTGCGCAGGCGGAACATGGCGATCGCCATATACGCGCCCGTGTTGCCAGCTGAGACGACCGCATGGGCCTCGCCGTTTTCCACCGACTGCACCGCGTTCCAAAGGCTTGAGCCTTTGCCCTGGCGCAGCGCCTGGCTGGGTTTGATCTCCATACCGATCGCTTTTTCAGCGGGGACGATCGTCGATACCGCGCGCGCGTTGGGATGTTTCTCGAGCAGCGCGCCCAAGCGCGCGGCGTCGCCGTGTATTAGATAACGCACATCCGAACGGGCCTTGGCGGCGTGGTCGACCCCTTCGACGACGATGTCGGGCGCGTGATCACCGCCCATTCCGTCGATCGAAAGCACGAGCGTTTCGGACATTTCTCGTGATGCCTTGCTTACGCAACGGCGCCCCCGGCCGTTCCGGCGCGGACCATAATCGCCGCCGACGGGAAAGCCAAACGCTGGTCGGCGGGAGGTCAGTCCGGCGCCGCTGGCCAGCCATCAAGCCGCATGAGGTCGGCCGCCGGTCGCACCGCCTGGCTTTGCCGCGCGGCGATCGCGTAGGCGGCTAGGGTGGGCGAAAACCCCTCCCCGGCCGCGCCGTTGCGCGCCAGGGCGGTGGCCAGAGCCGCGTCCGGGCCCTCAAGTCCAGCGGCATAAGCGTTCAGCCGGCCATAAAAGTCGCTGGCGATCTTGCGCATGCGCTTTGGGACGGTGAGGTCGCCAACCCCGTCCTCACGGAGGCCAGCGTCGAACGAGCGAAACAGCTTGTCTGTGAACGCTTGCGCCAACGGGGCCAGGGCCGGCTCCGCACGCAACCGGATGAGCGCCAAGCTTGCGTGGAGCGTCATCAGCTCAAATCTGCCGGCCAGCGTATCGGGCGCCCGACCGGCGCCGAAAAAGCTCGGTTGGCGGGCAATCTGCACCACCGCGCCCAACAGGGCTTCAGCATCCCGGTCAGCCCGGGAAGGGCGAAATGGCCAAATCCCCATACCTAGCCTGCGCTCCCCACTTGCCCGGCGGTCCGCACCGCCTTACCAGCTTCTTCGGATTTTACGGCCTGCTTCTGGACCAGATTCTGGGGCCCGCCGCCCACGAGGTGAAGATGGATCGTCAGTTTCTGCGGCTTTCAGCAGCGGCGCTTTTCGTCGCGGCGGGCGCGGCATGCTCGCCGGTGCAGACCTATTCGGGTTTTCGCCCGGAGTACAACAACGTTGAAATCGCCGACCCACAGCCTGGGGTCGATACCCAAGACACCGTTCGCCAGCGCTTTGGCTCACCCTCCACGACCGCCGTGTTCGATCAGACGGCCTGGTACTACATCACCTCGGTGCAGGAGCAGATCGCCTTCTATACGCCGCGCGTAACCGATCGCCGCGTGATGGTGGTGCGTTTTGACGGGCAGAACGTCGCCGCAGTCGAAAAGTACGGCATGGAGCGCGGCCGCATCATCGCTTACGACGACACGATCACGCCCACGCGCGGCCGAGAGCTGGGATTGCTGGAACAGATCTTCGGCAACATCGGCAACACCTCGCCGATCCGGAACAACCAAGAGGAAGAAGGCGGGCGCCGTCCGCGCAACTGATCGCCGGTTCTGCCTTCAACGCCGCAAAAAAACGCCCCGGCTGAAAGCCGGGGCGTTTCGTTTTGGCGTTACGCTGGCGTTCAGCCCATGTGCGCGAGCACGGCGAGCAACAGCAGCGCGACGATGTTGGTGATCTTGATCATCGGGTTCACCGCCGGGCCCGACGTATCCTTGTAGGGATCGCCGACGGTGTCGCCGGTGACGGCGGCTTTGTGGGCGTCGCTGCCCTTGCCACCGTAATGACCTTCTTCGATCAGTTTCTTGGCGTTGTCCCACGCACCGCCACCGGACGTCATCGAGATGGCCACGAAGAGCCCCGTCACGATCACGCCAACCAGCAACGCGCCCACAGCGGCGAGCGCCTGAGCTTCACCAGCGACAGCCCACACCGCGAAGAACAGCACGATCGGCGCAAACACCGGCAGCATCGACGGCACAATCATTTCCTTGATCGCCGCTTGCGTGAGGATATCGACCGCCTTGCCGTAATCGGGCTTCGCAGACCGATCCATGATGCCCGGGATTTCACGGAACTGACGGCGGACTTCTTCGACCACGGCTTGCGCCGCGCGGCCAACGGCTGTCATGGACCAGCCGCCGAACAGGTACGGCAGCAAGCCGCCGACGAAGAGACCGACGATCACGTACGGGTTCGAAAGTGAGAACGACGCGTTGATCTGATCCAACGGCACAGCGGCGAAGAACGGATACTCGCTGGCGTTGGCCGCGTAGTACTTCAAATCCTCGAAGTACGCCGCGAACAGGACCAAGGCGCCCAAACCAGCCGACCCGATCGCGTAGCCTTTGGTCACCGCTTTGGTGGTGTTGCCCACCGCGTCGAGCGCGTCCGTGGTTACGCGCACTTCCTTCGGCAGATCCGCCATTTCCGCGATGCCGCCAGCGTTGTCCGTCACCGGGCCGAACGCGTCGAGGGCGACGATGATGCCGGCGACCGAAAGCATGGTGGTCACGGCGATGGCGATGCCGAACAGCCCGGCGAGCGAGTTGCACGCGACGATGCCCAGCACGATCGTCAGCGCCGGGAGCGCCGTCGATTCCATCGACACGGCGAGGCCTTGGATAACATTGGTGCCGTGGCCGGAAACCGACGCTTGCGCGACGCTCTTCACCGGGCGGAAGCCAGTGCCGGTGTAGTATTCCGTGATCCAAACGATGGCGCCCGTGACGGCCAAACCAACCAGACCACAGAGGAAAAGATCGCCGCCGGTGATGCCCGAGAGCGCTTCATTCGCCGTGCCGAGGCTGCCGGCAATCGGGCCCCAACCGTTCATCAGATAAATGACGCCGGCCAAGCCGATCGCGGACAACACGCCAGCTGCGACCAGACCTTTGTACAGCGCGCCCATGATGTTGTTGGACGGGCCAAGACGCACGAAATACGTGCCTATGATCGAGGTGATGATCGCCATGCCGCCGATCGCCAACGGCAACAGCATGATGTTTGTCACTTCGCTGGCTTCGCGGAACAAGATCGAGGCGAGAACCATCGTCGCGACTGTCGACACCGCATAGGTCTCGAACAAGTCGGCGGCCATGCCGGCGCAATCGCCGACGTTATCGCCGACGTTGTCGGCGATCGTGGCGGGGTTGCGCGGATCGTCTTCTGGGATGCCGGCTTCAACCTTGCCCACCATGTCGCCGCCAACGTCAGCGCCCTTGGTGAAGATGCCGCCGCCGAGACGCGCGAAAATGGAGATGAGCGAAGCGCCGAAGCCGAGCGCGACGAGGCTGTCGACAACGATACGGCTCGTTGGTTCCAGGCCAAGGAAGCGCGTCAGAACGAGATAGTAGAACGCGACGCCGAAGAGAGCGCCGCCGGCGACCAGCATGCCCGTCACCGAGCCTGCCTTGAACGCCATCTTGAGGCCGCCCGCGAGGCTGGTGCGCGAAGCTTCCGCCGTGCGGACGTTGGCCTGCACCGACACGTTCATACCGACGAACCCGGCCGCACCGGAAAGCACCGCGCCAATGATGAAGGCGACCGGAATTTCCCAGGTCTGGAACAGCAGAAAGAGGACGATCGTCACGCCGACGCCGACCCACGCGATCGTGGTGTATTGGCGGTTGAGGTAGGCCTTCGCGCCTTCTTGAATGGCGGCGGCGATTTCCTTCATCCGGTCGTTGCCGGCCGGCGCCTTGGTGATCGCTTGGGTTTCGAGCCAGCCGTAGAGCGCGGCGATTAAGCCAGCGGCGACCACCAGCCACAGAATGAGGTCAGGGTTCATTGTTTCTGCCTTAGGCGCGGGCGCGCCAATTGTGAGATTTAGGGGCTGGCCGCCGCACCGGTTTCTACCGGTCTGCGCTTCCCCCCAGCGGATCGGCGCGGAAATTGCCAAAAACCGACCGCAGACGCAATGGACCGCGACGTGATCTGGCGCCGCAGTATGGTGCTAGCTGGCCTGCCCCCGGCTCGAATAGGTCGAAACAATCGAGATACGGCCCACGGCGCGCTCCCCCAAAGTCTGCACCGCAGCCGCCCTGAACACCTGAAGCGCGAGCGCCTCGTTCAAATGGTTGGGGTCATTTGGGTCGGAGAGCTGATTCGCGTGTGACGCGCGCACCAGTGCGTCGCGCAGGAAGTGCGCGTTCTCCCGGGTGCGCCATAAATCGACGCCCTGAGGAATGTCGATGCGGATCGAAACGAATAAATAGTTCACCAGCTGGCCGTCTCGAACGACCGGCACCGCCAAATAAGGCGCGTCCATGGACCGGCCGGACTCGCCCGCCTCCGCGCCTTCCGCCCCCTTGGCCTTACCGTGCGACGACGGTTGCGCGGCGGCCAAGCCGCCCAACAACGTCGAAGCGATCAACGCCATCGCGATCGCGCGTTTCATCGAAGGTCCTCCGAACCGAAGCCCGGAGAGTCCGCCTTTTTGGTTATCGAGGCCTTACCGGCCAAGCCGATGGCTGTGGCCCGCGTGGGGGATGCGCAGTTCGACCCCGCCTGCGCCGACCACACGCACGCCAGCGCCCGCAAAAACGTCGCCGATCAACGATACGTTCGTTCCGCTTTCGCGCGCTGCCTGCATTATTGCTCCGCGCGCCTCAGGCGCGGCGGTGAACAGCGCCTGGTAGTCGTCGCCGCCGGTGATCATCGCAATGAGCCCGTCCGTGCCGGTTTTGCCGAGGTGGGCATGGCCGGCGGCGCTCAAGGGCACCGCTTCGGCGTCGATTCGGATCGCGACGCCAGAGGCGCTTGCAAGTTTGCCGGCATCGGTGACGAGACCGTCCGAGACGTCCATCGACGCGCGTGCAAACGCGGCGATCGCCCCCGCGAAGCTCATCGGCGGCGACGGCGTTCGATAGGCCGCCCGCACGGCAAGCGCATGAGCGTCCATCTGTTCGCTCGCGCTCGCGCCAACGATCTCAGGCGTGGCGGTGAGCGAGAGCAAACCAAGGTAGGCGTCGCCAATCACGCCCGTCACCCAGAGATGATCACCGGGCTTTGCGTCTGATCGAGATGGCGTGCTGGCGCCCAGAGGTTTGCCGAAGGCGGTAATGGAAATCGTTAGCGGACCGGGCGTTGAAGTTGTGTCTCCGCCAAGCAGAGGCACGTTGAAGGTAAGGAGATCCTCGGCCAAGGCGCGTGCGAAATCGGCGATCTGGGTTGAAGGCCGCTGCTGCGGCCATATCAGCGTCAACAACGCGCCAACGGGCTTCGCGCCTTTCGCGGCGATGTCGGACAAATTCACCCGCAATGCCTTCTTCGCCACGCTGCCGACCGGATCGTCTGCGAGAAAATGCACGCCTTCAACGATCGCGTCGGTCGTGACAATCAAATCGCCGAGCAACGCCACGTCATCAACAAGATCACGCGCGCCCTCGCCTGCGAGCGGCGCGAACAAATTCTTGATGATGTCGAACTCGTCAGCAGGCATGGCGGCCGCTCACGCTTTCTCCTCGGCGGGGCGTAGATCGCGCGCGCAGGCGTCGAGGGTGGCGTTTACGAAACCTGGCTCGGGCCCCTCAAAGAACGCTTTGGCAATCTCGACGTACTCATCGATCACGACCGCCGTTGGGATGTCCTTGCGTTGCTCAAGCTCCACCGCCCCAGCGCGGAGGATTGCACGCGCGACAGCGTCGAGGCGCTCCAACTTCCAACCCTTGTTCAAATGCCTGGCGATGGCGCGGTCGATGGTGCGCTGGCGATCGACGGCGTTTTCCGTCAACGTCTTGAACAATTCCATGTCGCCTTCGTTATCGAGGCGCGGCGCTTCTTCCGTGCGCGGCAGCTTGCCGGCGTCGAAATCAGCCGCAACATCAGCCGTCGAAGCGCCCGACATTTCCATCTGGTAAAGCGCTTGCACGGCGGCCAAACGTGCATTCCGACGGAGCGAGAAATCCGTCACGGCTTCACCTCGGCAAACCGGCGCTTCAACGCAACGACGGAAAGGCAGGCGCGCGTCGCTTCGCCGCCCTTGTCTCCACGGCGGGTATCGGCGCGCTCTTCGGCCTGGGCGAGCGTATTGACGGTAAGAATGCCGTAGCCGATGGCGAGGCCGTCGCGGATGGAGAGATCCATCAGTCCACGCGCGCTCTCGCCGCAAACATAATCGTAGTGCGAAGTCTCGCCGCGCACGACGCATCCGAGGCCGATGTAGCCATCATAGGCGCCCGTCTTCGACGCATGATGGATCGCTGCGGGAATCTCGAATGCGCCTGGCACGATAACGCGATCGAGCGTCGCTTCAGCTTCGGTCGCCGCCGCCTCGGCGCCACGCTGCATCTGATCGGTGACACTGCGATAGTAGGGCGCGACCACCAGCAGCAGGCGCGCGCCCGGCACTTTGGTCACAGCAGATTTCTCAGCGTCCTTCACGAGCTAAACCCGCGCCAGCCATCGATCCTCAAACCGTATCCCTCAAGGCCCACCAATTTGGCCGGCGTGTTCGCGAGCACAACCATGCGCCGCACGCCAAGCTCACGGAGGATTTGCGAGCCGATGCCGATTACGCGTTGCGCGTTCTCGGCCGCCTGCACGTCGTCGAACTCGACACCCATCAGACGCCGGGACAGCGCATCCGGCAGATACTCGCGAAGCAGGACAAGAACGCCGCTTCCGGCCTTGTCGATCTCCGCAATCGATCGCTCGACAATACCTGCCCGCTCACCGAAGCCGCCAAGCACGTCGGCGGCGAAATCCAGCCGATGCACCCGAACAAGCGCAGCCTTGTTGGCGTCGATTGCGCCCTTCACCAACGCCACGTGTTCGACACCGTCCAAGCGGTTTCGAAACAGAACCAGCTTAAAATCACTGCCGCCCCGCACTTCGAACGGCGTCTCGTAGACGCGATCGATAAAGTTCTCGTTGAGCCTGCGATAGGAGATCAAATCCTCGATCGTGCCGATCTTCAAATTGTGCAACTGCGCGAACGCGACGAGTTCCGGCAATCGCGCCATTGTGCCGTCGTCGTTCATAATCTCGCAGATCACGGCCGCGGGATTGAGGCCCGCCGCGCGGGAAATATCGACGCTCGCCTCGGTGTGACCAGCGCGCACGAGCGAACCGCCTTCACGCGCCGTCAATGGAAACACATGGCCCGGTGAAACGATGTCGTCCGCACCTTTGCTGGCGTCAATCGCCACCGCGATTGTATGCGCGCGATCGTGTGCTGAGATGCCGGTCGAAATGCCTTCCTTGGCTTCGATGGAAACCGTGAAGGCGGTCCGCATACGCGCGGCGTTGCGCGGCGCCATCGGTTCCAGCCCAAGCTCTCGCGTGCGCTCCGGCGTCAGGGCGAGGCAGATCAACCCGCGCCCATGCTTGGCCATGAAGTTGACCTGTGCCGGCGTCGCGAATTGCGCGGGAATGACCAGATCGCCCTCGTTCTCCCGATCCTCCGCGTCCACGAGGATGAACATACGCCCTTCGCGCGCCTCTTCGACGATCTCCTCGGTCGAGGAAATCGCACGCTTGAAATCGTCGAGAGGCGAGGCTTGCGCCGCCATTATGTATTTCTCCGCGCGTCAAGGATGCGCGCCACGTAGCGCGCCATCATGTCTGCTTCGAGGTTGACCTTAGACCCTGGCGTCAGTTTCGACAAAGTTGTGACCGCCCAGGTGTGCGGAATGATCAGCAAGCCAAAGCCCTCCGGATCGACCTCGTTCACGGTAAGGGAAACGCCCGCCACGGCGATCGACCCCTTGGGCGCAATCAAATCTGCGATCTGCAGCGGCGGCTTGATGCGTAGCCGCCAGCCTTCGCCGTCTTGCGTGACGGAAATTACCTCGCCCAGACCATCAACATGGCCAAGCACGAAATGGCCGCCCAGTTCGTCACCGGCGCGAAGCGAGCGTTCGAGGTTCACCTTGTCGCCCGTCTTGAGCGAACCAAGCGTGGTGAGCGCCAGGCTTTCGGCGGCGACCTCGACGACATGGCTCATCGTTTCGCGATGCGCGTTGGTTTCCACCACCGTGAGGCAGCAGCCGTCATGGCTGATGCTCGCGCCGATTTCGACCGACGCGTGCTCGTAGGGGCTCTCAATGGTGAGGCGCGTGAGCCCTTCGCGGCGCTCGACCGCCTTCACCTCGCCCAGAGCGGTGACAATTCCCGTGAACATGTGATCCTGCCGCCTTCAGGCCCGCTCGTAGCTTTCCCAGAGATCGGGGCCAAGCGCCTGCACCGCAACCCGGCGCCATCGAGGCGCGTCCGAGAGCCGCGCCAGCGCCAGAGCGCCAAGCGCGGGCCGGCCGTCCGCGCCCAAGAGGATCGGCGCGCGAAACCAGTCGAGGCGGTCGACGGTGTTCGCCGCGATTAGCGACGCCGCCAATTTGCCACCGCCCTCAACCAGAACGCTTTCCACGTCGAGGGCAGCTAGGCGCTCGAGGACGGCGACCATGTCGAGGCCGTCGGGGCCAGCCGGCGCTTGCTCCACGCGCACGCCGGCGGCTTCAAGAATGGCGTGCTTCGCCGGGTTCGTGCGTTCGCCGGTGAACACCACAAGCGGCGAGGCGCCGTCGAACAATCGCCCCTCCATCGGGATGCCCAAGCGCGACGTCACCACAACACGCAGCGGTTGGCGCTCCGCGGGCGGATCGGTGCGCGCGAGCAGTGACGGATTGTCGGCGCGCGCGGTCTCGGCCCCGATCATCACCGCGTCATGGGCGGCGCGCATTTGATGCACCATCGCCCGTGAGGCTTCGCTCGTGATCCACTGGCTCTCACCGCTCGCGGTCGCAATACGACCATCAAGGCTGGTGGCAAGCTTGAGCGTGACGTGCGGGCGGGTCATGAGCAGTTGTTCAAGTGCCCTCGCGACGCCGCGCGGTCCAGCGGGTTCGCTCAGTCCTTGCCGCGCTTTTTGCCGGCTTCCTCGATAAAGTCAG
This window encodes:
- a CDS encoding thiamine-monophosphate kinase codes for the protein MPADEFDIIKNLFAPLAGEGARDLVDDVALLGDLIVTTDAIVEGVHFLADDPVGSVAKKALRVNLSDIAAKGAKPVGALLTLIWPQQRPSTQIADFARALAEDLLTFNVPLLGGDTTSTPGPLTISITAFGKPLGASTPSRSDAKPGDHLWVTGVIGDAYLGLLSLTATPEIVGASASEQMDAHALAVRAAYRTPSPPMSFAGAIAAFARASMDVSDGLVTDAGKLASASGVAIRIDAEAVPLSAAGHAHLGKTGTDGLIAMITGGDDYQALFTAAPEARGAIMQAARESGTNVSLIGDVFAGAGVRVVGAGGVELRIPHAGHSHRLGR
- a CDS encoding transcription termination protein NusB, with the translated sequence MAAVQALYQMEMSGASTADVAADFDAGKLPRTEEAPRLDNEGDMELFKTLTENAVDRQRTIDRAIARHLNKGWKLERLDAVARAILRAGAVELEQRKDIPTAVVIDEYVEIAKAFFEGPEPGFVNATLDACARDLRPAEEKA
- a CDS encoding 6,7-dimethyl-8-ribityllumazine synthase; the protein is MKDAEKSAVTKVPGARLLLVVAPYYRSVTDQMQRGAEAAATEAEATLDRVIVPGAFEIPAAIHHASKTGAYDGYIGLGCVVRGETSHYDYVCGESARGLMDLSIRDGLAIGYGILTVNTLAQAEERADTRRGDKGGEATRACLSVVALKRRFAEVKP
- a CDS encoding 3,4-dihydroxy-2-butanone 4-phosphate synthase, translating into MAAQASPLDDFKRAISSTEEIVEEAREGRMFILVDAEDRENEGDLVIPAQFATPAQVNFMAKHGRGLICLALTPERTRELGLEPMAPRNAARMRTAFTVSIEAKEGISTGISAHDRAHTIAVAIDASKGADDIVSPGHVFPLTAREGGSLVRAGHTEASVDISRAAGLNPAAVICEIMNDDGTMARLPELVAFAQLHNLKIGTIEDLISYRRLNENFIDRVYETPFEVRGGSDFKLVLFRNRLDGVEHVALVKGAIDANKAALVRVHRLDFAADVLGGFGERAGIVERSIAEIDKAGSGVLVLLREYLPDALSRRLMGVEFDDVQAAENAQRVIGIGSQILRELGVRRMVVLANTPAKLVGLEGYGLRIDGWRGFSS
- a CDS encoding riboflavin synthase, whose amino-acid sequence is MFTGIVTALGEVKAVERREGLTRLTIESPYEHASVEIGASISHDGCCLTVVETNAHRETMSHVVEVAAESLALTTLGSLKTGDKVNLERSLRAGDELGGHFVLGHVDGLGEVISVTQDGEGWRLRIKPPLQIADLIAPKGSIAVAGVSLTVNEVDPEGFGLLIIPHTWAVTTLSKLTPGSKVNLEADMMARYVARILDARRNT
- a CDS encoding diaminohydroxyphosphoribosylaminopyrimidine deaminase; amino-acid sequence: MTRPHVTLKLATSLDGRIATASGESQWITSEASRAMVHQMRAAHDAVMIGAETARADNPSLLARTDPPAERQPLRVVVTSRLGIPMEGRLFDGASPLVVFTGERTNPAKHAILEAAGVRVEQAPAGPDGLDMVAVLERLAALDVESVLVEGGGKLAASLIAANTVDRLDWFRAPILLGADGRPALGALALARLSDAPRWRRVAVQALGPDLWESYERA